Below is a genomic region from Miscanthus floridulus cultivar M001 chromosome 1, ASM1932011v1, whole genome shotgun sequence.
TTCTATAATCCTAATAACTACTTAGATCCAGGCCACCCGAGAGTGGGGTGGCGGCGCGTGCATGTCCATCCTCTCCCCACAAACAGCCTAACAGCTCCGCCCTACATagatggaggcggccatggcgatgATCCACTCGCAGCCGCACCTAAGCCTGCCGAGCTACAGCGACCTGGAGGACGACGACGGATTCTCCTCCAGCGGGGAACtactgcgcggcggcggcggcaccaaCAGCTCGGGCGGCCGGTCGTCGTCGCTGCGGCGGCGCTCCTACGGGGACGACGTCGCGATCCTTTCCACTGGCGGCGCCCCGCTCCCGCGCAGCAGCAAGCCGTCTCCGCGGCACGTGAACGGAAGAGGTGGGACGACTGACGAGCACGCCGTCGACGCCAACTTCCATGTCTGGACCACCGACGAGCACGCCGCCGAGGCCTACTTCCATGTCAGTGTCGCGCCCGGGTACGTGAGCTTCGAGGACGTGATCGGCGGCGCCGCCTTGTACCGAGACCGCAGCGGCCAACCGCTGGAGGCGGCCATCAGCGACCCGCTCATGAGGACGGCGTCGCGGCTGTACGTGCGCGAGGATGGCAGGTCGCACCACTGCCGCCAACAGTCGCCGGGCCCGCTGGGGACCCGCCGCGGCAGCGCCATGCACGCGATCATCAAGAAGTACGTGCATCCTTTGCAGGGCTTTCTCGCGGGCATCTTCTGTTGTATCATGCCTCGTGATCGATCAGCGACGACTCAAACCAACGGTTTATTTTGAAGTAGATTTTTTAGTTAACATTAGATCTTGGAAACTAGTGGCATAAGATTTGTAAGTGCtcactccgttctaaattataagttgttttgaatTTTCTATGTACGTAGCTTTtgatatgcatctagacatagcgcataactagatacatagcaaaagctacCTACTtaaagaaaagccaaaacaacttataatttggaacggaggggtaTTAGTCATGTGATGTTGGAAGTTGGAAGGCAAAAGCTAATGCTAGTTAGCTAATTAGTTAGTTAGTCATTGGTCATTGTCATAAGTTTCATGTTTTATTTATTTGAACCAGATGTTAGTTTTTGTTGTTTGCCGAAGATTCTCTCTGTCAGCCTGTTTTGCAGGTACACATCATTTGCAGTAGCTCACATATACTAGAAAAAGTTACACATCATTTGTTAGTACCTCATACTAGAAAAGGAACAATTGACGAGCATAGCAATTTGCAGCTGCAACTATTGTTTGGATGTGTATCAGTAAATCCTATTGGAACCAACTAGGAAACATGACTCTTTTGTTTTCAATGTTACATCTCACAAAAATGTCAAAACAATTTATTTTGTTCTTCCTATCCCATTGTCAAAATCGACGAGATTCTCTGACGAAAACAATAAATCAAAGTCATTTGCATAATAGGCAATTTCAAAGTAACGATGAAATTAGTTTAGAAAAATGACAATGAAATACAAGTCCTTTGAGATATAATGCAACCAATCTTGAAAGCAAATATTTTTGTTGAACAACATAAATGCAGCTATTATTGCTGCCTTGGGACATAAAGGCTTGGTTGGGTGCTACAATTTACCCTTCTTTTGCTCAGAAGATATATTTAGAAAGAGAAAACATTATTATGAAACGCATAATCTTTAGTTACCATTAATGAATATTTGAGCTTTAGTAAATGCCACAATTTTATTTATCATATGACAGTGCTACTTTAATGATTTTCAACAACTGTTTTGCTTACCAGTTTAGTAACCATACCCAGGTCTCTATACATTCCTATTACTTTCCTAAATTATCCTAATAAGTGCTTTTCCATACGGTTCGTTCCTACCAACAACAGGATGCTTTTAAAAAAAGAATTTGGAAATCGGTATCATATAGTACACATATTGTGCTGGTCTATTTATTAAAACTATGGTTGCATTTTAGAAATGTATGAAGCCTAATAGTAAACAACATACTAGGTTCTTTAATTTGGTTTTCCATGTTGGTCGTGCGCTCCTTTGTCTATGCTTCACTCTTTTCGCACCCTCATAATTATTTTTCACATGTCGTCGTCAGTATGCTGCAAGTGGACATTTATTGGTTTCGAAAATACCACCCTGGATGTATACTCAACAGCTAATGGATTCCCGCAGTCCTGATTTACTCAGAGCGGCTCAGTTTCTTCTTCAGTAGTTCAATAATTCCACTTTCAGTCCATGCCATAAGACTATTGTTTTCCTGCAGTCCTGCTTATTTTGCTCCCCGTGGACATGGATAGTTCAGAAGAATTTGTGTGCAAAATACATGGACCATAACCTACAATTTGAAGGCTATGGTCTAGAGATGCACATGCTGGATAACAATACAGAGACTAATCTTACTGATATTAGAATAGGAATCATAGATTATGATAATTTATTCATGCCGTCATCTAAATAAATTCCATTTTCTATATGTCACTATACAGAGACTGATCTTACTGAATAATTGGTCATGACAAGGAGATAAAGTTGTGCTATATTTCCAGCCATGCGGCTGGTTTGGGTAATGATATTGGCCATCAATTTATTCTTGCATACAGTTTCTGCTGCCAAATTATTCAGTTTCAGTAGTAATTACTTGCTTTTTTTTTCCGACCAGTAGTTACTCGCTTTTATGCATTTACTGTTTGCTGGAAGGGTTGTGCAGTTAATTTCATTCTTTTTATTGTTTTATAGTTCTCTCAGCCCAGTTTGTATTGCTTTGTCAAGGCTTGTCTCAATTTACCCTAACATTTCAGGGCTGGCCGTTACGAGGTGGATGGGTATGTGTACAGTGCAGCAGAAGAACCTAAAATAATGATTACAGGGAAATGGAATAAGTCTctgacagcctgttcgtttcggctgaaacgatcgtggattattactgctgactggtttggtgtgagagaaaaatactgttctagcttataatccacgatcatttacgaccaaacgaacatgctgccaACCCTGTGACCAAGAAGGCGATCCTCTTCCAGGCTCGTACTTTCTGTCACTTTCTGTTACTATGGATAACTTCTGTTATATATCCAGAAGATGCAATGCTGGTCACATTTTTGCGGATGACTGATGCACTGAACTGGTCACACTTGACTCTGCAGATCTGGAGAGCTGCTCTTGCCCCACAGAGCGACAACTATCAGTACACACACTTTGCACACAAAATAAGCAGCTTGGACACAGCACCTAAGAAGCTGTTGGCATCTGATACGGCCGGTTAGGGGAGTCCATGTCGAGAACACAAGAGGGCGAAGGAAGTCGCCGAGATCGCCATGTCCTTGCTACATCGATGGCAGTATGGCACATTGATCATCGGCAGTGCTACCTTCATCCGCGGTCTTTATTTAGTTGAAATCTTAGGGTCGATAAAAACAACTTCCGCGTAGGAGTATATCATGTCCTTGATGAATATAGTTTTGGCCCAGATACCACGACCCAGCCCCGGGAAACACTGGGCTAAATCGAGACCCATCTCTCTCCTTGAGACAGGAGGGCTGCATTGGCAGCCCAACAATCACGTCGTAGGAACACTGGGCCAAATCGAGACCCATCTCTCTCCTGGAGACAGGAGGGCTGCATTCGCGGCCCAACAACCACGTCGTAGGAGCCCACTTTGTGGCTCGAAATTTGTAACCATCACTCTTTTTCCCCGAAACCAAAACAGAAAAAAGGGGagtgctgctggctgctgcctgCCGCCTGCTGCCAACCACCCGTGGTCCCATGGAAGAGAAGAGAGCATCGCCGGAGTCGGGGACGGCGTGCCGAGAAGGAACACATAAAGAAGACGGCGGCAGGGCGGAGATGGGGAGCCCTCTGGGCGGGTGGCCGTCGTACAACCGGCATAACTTCAGCCAGCTCGTCCCTGCCGACCCCTCCGTGCAGCCCTCGGTCGGTCAGCAACTTGCCCTTCCTGGCGATCTGCCCTCTAGTATCATGCTGTACTGCTAGGCTCCTTTCTTCCTGATGAGCTTACACAAGCTTGAATGTGTTTAATTGACCGTGTTCATCTGCGCTTGACCTGTTTCTTTCTCTGGTTTCTGATGCCGTCGAGGAAAAaaaaatctctctcttttttattCCGTAGTATCACTTTCGGGCAGGAGGATTACTACTAATCGGTGCCCGTATTGCTAGTTTTGGCTGGAATTTTGGTATGGATGGCTGGAGAAATGGGGTCTCACTGTTTGATTTTAGTTCAACTGCCGAAGACCTGTTCAATTTGAGGGGACTGTCTGGCCAATTTCCAAACATAGAGTCTGGATTTCTCATGGTCATGTCTACCCTGGGTAGATTCAGTTGATGTGGTACTGGTGGACTAACGGTAGTTCAGTTCATGGCTGCTAATGCTACCGGTTGATTTTTATAACGTCAGAAATTCGTGCTGGCAACTTATATTATGAATGATATATCCATTTCACCTGGTGCTAACGTTAGTTCTTTTTTCTTTCCCTGTGCGTTTCTCATCAGAATGTCACACCCGCCACTTATGTTGCGGCCCACAGGACTGATCCGCCACCCAATCAAGGTAACCCCTTTCCATGTCCTTAAGCCAATGATATTCTGCTGCATCCATCAGCAAATTTGTCCCATCTGATTTCCTCGTTATGCATTCGCATGCAACTAATACTATGCAATTGCTTATTCGCATTAAGCCAAGAATCCCCTTTTTTATTTATTGTAGTACTTTGTAGTTTGTACGTTATACATTGCAGAATAGGTTTCCTGAGCTGTTTCGTCTGAACTGACGTTCTTCAGGTAGATGACTCTCTTTGCTTCAATGGAGCATGATTAGCGATAAGCTTTTGTGCATGTGTAGTCGTGTAGAATGTGTCTGCAAGTCACAGATGGTGGTATCAGCCATAGTGACAGAAGCTCTGAACACCTTACCCTACACAAACGACGCCCTCTGCAGCTTTGCTGTGTTTACCTGAACCCAGCAGCTCTGAACCTCAATCTTGTTGCTGGTAATCTGAACTCAGGATCTAGTAGATATGATAGATAATTCAGCAGTTGCTGTCTTAGCCATATACTCCAATACAATACAATACATTACGTTCCTTGCTGGCCAATTTACCAGTTGCAAGTACTAACAGTACCAGGCTATCAGCTTTGATTATGCGATTTCATATAATTTTCTTTGTTTGTTGCAAAATCCTATAGAAATTCTAGCGTTAAGCCTTAAAAAACGCAACTGGGAAACATTGCCTGTTGTATTTAGGAAATTCTAGATTCTTAAGGCTAGCtttcttatttattttttttagataatggataaaaCAATATCCGGCCTCTACATCCATAGATGTACACAGCCCATTATTACAAAGTTTTGGAGGAAAAAGAGAGAGCCAGTCTTATAGATCGACCCGGACGCTAATTCAAACAGTATAAATGTTTCCATCCTTTATTGGATATCTCTAAAGCAATTAtttccaatttcttgctcatcgtAGAGAGCGCGTCCTTGGCTATCTCATCACGCTGCAGCTGGGCCCAAGAGCGTAACCAGTACGCTCCTCTGAAAATTACCTACATCATAGAGTTAGATCTCATTTGATTAAAAACAGCATCATTACGGCATCTCCAAATAGCCCAAAACATGGCAGCCACCCCCATCCAAATCAAATTTCTAATCCTTTTATTTTGATTAGTTAGCCAATTACCAAACATGTGGCTGAttgatcttggttgggtcagactAGTAGCAAAAAAGATAATCCTCCATATCATTTTGGTAAGGGGACAGTCTAGTAACAAGTGTTGGATAGTTTCATTCCCATTACAGCAGATGCACTTCTGACTCCCCTTCCAATTTTTCCTAGCGAGGTTGTCTTTGGTTAAGACGACACCCCTTTGCAAGAACCAAAGAAAGATTTTAATTTTTAGAGGAATTTTTATCTTCCAGATCTTCCTATGACGAAAAGGTGTTTGTGTATCTATAAGATAGAGATACATAGAGCGGACAGAGAATAACCCAGATTTGGTTAAACTCCATCTGAAGTATAATCTGAACCTTCCACCAATTCGACATTTGAGATCCGTGCTACTAAACTAAGCCATTCTGCAAGTTTATTATCCACCAGAGCCCTTCTAAAAGAGATGTTTAGTGGGCTAGTAGTCATCACTTTTGAGACTGTTGCGTGAGGATCCCGCACTATATTATATAAGGATGGATATTTAAATTTCAGAGGCTTATCTCCTACCCATGTGTCGTCCCAAAACCTAGTGTTGGTTCCATCTTTAATATCGAATGAACCATTAGCCAACACCTCATCTTTGATATGCATGAGTCCTCTCCAGAAATGAGAGTCCTTGGGTTTGGCTGCCACCTGAGTTAGGCTCTTGGAGCTTAAGTATTTATTCCGTAAACGAGATTGCCATATGCCTTCTGAGTTTAGCAGATTAACCAGCCATTTGGCTAGAAGGCATTTATTTTGCAATTGTAAATTTAGGATACCTAATCCTCCTTGGTCCTTAGGACGGCAAAGGATGTCCCATCTGGCAAGACGATATCCATGTTTATCTGAGTAGCCTTGCCAAAAGAACCTTGATTTATAATGATCCAGGTTTTTAATGACCCCCTTAGGGATTTCAAAGAAGGACATCATAAACATAGGTAGGCTGCTTAAGACTGAATTAAGCAGAACTAGTCTACCCCCATATGACAGGTATTTCGCTTTCCAACAAGAGAGTTTCTGTTCGAAACGATCTTCCACCTTTCTCCATTCAGAATTCAGGAGTTGTCTATGGTGCATTGGGATCCCTAGATATCTGATGGGATATTCCCCTGCATTGCATCCAAAGAGACTAGTATAAAAGGATTCCATCTCTTTAGCTGCACCATAGCAGAAGACTTCGCTCTTGTGGAAGTTGATCTTCAGCCCAGATAGCTGTTCAAAAGCGCAAAGCAACAGTTTCAGATTCTGTGCTTGTTCTGGGTCGTGATCAATAAAGATAatggtgtcatctgcatattgtaATATGGACAGACCATCGTCTATAAGGTGGGGGACGACACCTCTTATCTGACCATCGGCTTTTGCTCTGTTAATAAGTAGAGCTAACATATCTGCAACGATGTTGAATAAGATTGGTGACATTGGATCTCCTTGTCTGAGTCCACGTTTGGTCTGGAAATAGGGTCCTACATCATCATTGACCTTGATTCCCACACTTCCTCCGGTGACCATAGTTTCAACCCATCGACACCATTTGGGGGAGAAACCTTTCATTCGTAGCGTTTGTTGTAGGAAAGGCCACTTCACTTTGTCGTATGCCTTTTCAAAGTCAATCTTGAAAATGACACCGTCTCTCTTTTTGGTGTGAAGTTCATGGATGGTTTCGTGTAAGATAACGACCCCTTCCATTATGTTCCTACCTGTCATAAAGGCAGTCTGCGTTGGTCTCACCACAgttttagctaccatattaagccTATTTGTGCCCACTTTATATTTTAAAACTCACGTTAAGAACACAAACTGGCCTGTATTGCTGAATTTTTATGGCATTATTCACTTTTGGGATTAAGGTAATAATACCAAAATTAAGACTGTAGAGATCAAGAGCCTCCCTATGCAGCTCAGCAAATAAGGGTAGAAGATCATCCTTGATCACTCCCCAAAACACATGATAGAATTCCGCAGGAAAACCATCCGGCCCTGGAGCTTTATTACGCTCCATCTGGAAGACCGCCTCCCTCACTTCAGATTCAGTGAACGGGCTGATGAGGATGTCGTTTTCCTCCGGTGATACCTGTGGAATATCCAGGTTTTGGTCTTCCCTaagggagatatcgaaattctCCGGCTGGCCAAAGAGTTCTTTATAATAAGTCGTAATATGACTTTTGAGATGATCATCACCGatcacaacaccttgatcattttCAAGTTTATAGATATGTTGCTTGCGATGTTTCCCGTTGGCAACTAGATGAAAGAACCGAGTGTTAGCATCCCCTTCCAAGAGGGTTTTAACTTTGGCTCTCTCATACCATTTTAGTTCCTCCTCTCTCAGAAGGTTAACTAAACGTTCTTTTAGATAATGCTTCAGATTAATCTCTTGATCAGATAAGGGAGAGATCTCAGCTTTCTTATCAAGATTCTCTAAAAGAGCTAGCAGAGTCTGAAACACACTGACTATTAACACGTtaatattgattcatctagtcaCAGCAAATGGTAAATTTGTTTTTGACGCTAATTCAGACTACTGCATAGTTAGTGTTCACCTCGAATACAGTAGTCCAGCAGAGTTAAGATCTATACCATAGCTGATCATCGCTCTTGATATCTCAGCATTTGCCGTGCCAATGGCCTTGTGTGGCTTATATATACCTACCATGGCTGAGTTGGTTTGCCTTTGTTCCATCGTGTAGGTTGCTCGGGAGATTTGCACTGTTTTATATACTTAACCTCCAAAGATTTTCTCAGAGCATGAGAAAGAGGAAGAAAATTTTGAGTTAATTGGTCCTTTATGGGTCAGGGATGTTGATGTTAAAAATGAACCCAGAGACTAGTTAAATGTATCCGTCATAATAGACCTTAAGAGTGGAGTCTCTAAGACTTCAGTAAAGTTGGAGCCGCCCATTTGAAAATGAAATCCACAGAGTTCTAGAACTGGCATGACCTTGAGAGAAGTTAGGTTAATTTACTGCGAAATGGTAGCCTAATGGTCACACTAACTAGGATTTTGGCTCGAACACTCTGGTTGTCAATTTCTATAACATATGTCGCTCTTTGTTGTGGTCATTCTCTGGTCTTGAACAATTTACCAGGTTAGGCGAAACCACAAGAAGTCCTTATTGAATTCGTGCCTTTTGGCACAGCTGATTCCACATCCTGTCGGTGAAAATATAATTGTGTGCTGTCTACCAACTGTATAAAAGGTCCCAAAAGGAACAAGCTATGATTGTGCCTTTATCTGGGGCTGATGACATATTTTCAGAGATGTTATTTGTCAACAATTGAACAATCCAAAACATTTAAGGGATACTTAATCCTGAACTATTGTCGGCACTTCAGCCAGAGACTTCTGGTGAATCGCAGTGATAACAGCAGAGATATCCCAATTTGTGGCAGATAAATGTACTGAACAAATCATGGGCATTCTTTAACTACATGCCTAACAATTCTCTCTTTTTAGTTTCCTTTTTCCTTATCATACCGCTGCACTATTTTATAGATAGGTCCATGGTTCACAGTAGTTCAGGCTCAATATCTGCTTCCTACCATATCAGTTTATTTACTTTCAATTCCTGTGGGGGCACTACTCCGTTTCCTGCTAACATTGTCACAAACCTCCCAATTCCTTTATCAACTTTGCTGCATGGAAACCATCCTTGTTATATTTTTACCTCTTACTGCGGACTGAATCGCACCCTGGAATTGCAGTGATAATAACGGAGGCCAGGAACATCCTGCTGAGGCACTTCTACCAGAAATCCGCGGAGAAGgtgagctgctactgctagtaaGACTTCACTATCAAGGCTGCTTAAAACCACATCACTAATAAAGAATCTAAGAAACCCTGTCCTGAACTGTAGCTGAGGCCAAAGAGAGCTGCTCCGGACAACCTCGCTCCGGAGAACAACAAGCAGCCCAGGGGACCTGTGGGCGACGTCGGTGGCCAGTCAAGCACAAGAAGCTGAAGCCACAGCTGGTGGGCATCCTCCCCTGCCTCTGATCTCTCGGTGTCATGCAGATGCAGCCTGCATCTCTCACTCACAGGTCACAGCTGGTGTTCGGCTGATCCACTCTTGGCTTATTTCGTCTAATTCAATAGCATTATGTGAgaaagaataagctgaaacaagctgagaCTAGACTAAGAACAGCCTGTCATGGCACCTGAGAGACGAGACGAGACGAGGCGAGACGAGTTCGGTGCTTGCCATTTCACATGGCACTAGTGTGTGCTGTGCCCGTGCTGCTAGCTAGCTAGGGTATAGCCCTACCACCCTGTGCTTTGGATCGTGCACAGTGTCAACAGCTTTTTCAAAGGCTGTTGGTGATGATTGCACTCTGAAAATCTCGTCTTCTGCTGTCAGATTATACTATACTGCTGCcgtgcagctgctgctgctgcgccagCCAGGGGCAAGCCATGGCATGGACCGTGGTTACGAGCGTAGCCTGTTCGCTCGATCGttcgaataatatttttctctcgtaccaAATCACTCAATAGCACTTTCAGTTATGGCTTATAAGTTAAACCAGTCCAAACGAATAGGATGCATATCTCTAGAGacatatttataaaaaaattcaaaaaaaactaaaaaataaaaaaaatggggAAAAGGCTACCAAGAACCTTGCTGTAATTATTAGCCTTGCTTTCAGGGATGATCTGCTTATCCGTCTCTTCCTCCTAGTCGCCGGAGGGACGAGCgagccgagccgccgccgccgcccgggccGTGCTGCCGTCCTTTGTCTCGTGTGGCCACGGGATTTCGATGCGATTCCGCGGGGGTTATTTTCCTGCTGCTAGTGTGTTTTGTCTGCTCGCCGAGGCGGGCCGGCGCGGCGTGGGCGTCGCTGTCGGAACAGCCGGGCGTGCACGGCAGGCAGTCCTTGCTCCTTGGTTGCTCTCCAGCTAAGCTGGCGCATGGCGTTCCGTTGCATGCGACGCGATGGCGAGGGCGGCGTCAGTTTCGGTCGCCGTTGGAGTCGGACGCGGACGCGGCAATGCCAATGCGCCGAAAAGGCCCGGGCCGAACGTTCGATTCCTTCACGGACCACATGGTGCGCCACCAAATGCCAGCAGAGGAAGACGTGAACACCCCCGATACTGGGCGAGGCAGCGGGCGCTGAGCACGGCAGCCGCAACGTAAGCATACACCGAGTGCCGGGAGATAGCCTCGGGCGTTGGGAGCCAGGCCAGAACAGGCCGTCAGCAGCAGCCGACCCAGAAGACACTCAGTCACAGAGAGTGTTTGGCTGGACTGAAATTTTTACTGTTCATACGGCGGGGAATACTATTTGTGCTGGAAcattgtgagagagaaatactattCTGACTAGAAAAATAAGTCGAAATTCAGTCGAGCCGAACACTCTCACAGGCGTGCCACTTGGAATTTTGGATGCGGCTTGCGGCGCCACTGGCTCGGCACGGGCACGTCGGCCCATCCATTTCTGAACAGCTCACGGTCACGGGGGCACTCACAGTCACAGTCACAGCTCGCTAGCTAGTAGCGCGCCATGGATAGAGGGCGTCGATTGCCTGTACTATGCTGTCGGCTCATGTTTTCATTAGCTTGTCACTAGGTGTGTGACCGGTGCAGTGGCAACCAGGTGTGTGATCTGCGACTTTCAGAGACGTCCAATGTGAATTGCCAagttagttcgtgaaatttggaaatttgactacggtagcattttcgtttttatttgacaattaatgttcaattatagactaattaagctcaaaacgttcgtctcgcaatttccaaccaaactgtataattagtttttttcgtctacatttaatgcttcatgcacgtattgcaagatttgatgtgatagctactgtagcactttttgaaaaaaaaaattaggaaCTAGGCTACCCATCTTTATCTTTCACAGACAGTCTAATGTGAATTGCCAAGCTTGTTTAGCATAGGCTACCCGTCTTTTATCTTTCACATACAGTCTAATGTGAATTGCAAAGCTTGCTTAGCATAGGCTACCCGTCTTTATCTCTCTGGATTAAATGGGTGAAAGGGACGACGAGTCAGAATCACATTACTGTAGTCATTAGTGTCTTCTGTCTTGGACACTTGGTGGAAAGAACTCGCTGGCGGCCAGGCCAGCTTGCGTGCTCTTGTCGTTTTCTGCCCTCCAAACAGTCAATCTTCTTCCAGGCCGTTGTT
It encodes:
- the LOC136508995 gene encoding uncharacterized protein; this encodes MEAAMAMIHSQPHLSLPSYSDLEDDDGFSSSGELLRGGGGTNSSGGRSSSLRRRSYGDDVAILSTGGAPLPRSSKPSPRHVNGRGGTTDEHAVDANFHVWTTDEHAAEAYFHVSVAPGYVSFEDVIGGAALYRDRSGQPLEAAISDPLMRTASRLYVREDGRSHHCRQQSPGPLGTRRGSAMHAIIKKAGRYEVDGYVYSAAEEPKIMITGKWNKSLTACSFRLKRSWIITADWFGVREKYCSSL
- the LOC136509002 gene encoding DET1- and DDB1-associated protein 1-like; its protein translation is MEEKRASPESGTACREGTHKEDGGRAEMGSPLGGWPSYNRHNFSQLVPADPSVQPSNVTPATYVAAHRTDPPPNQVIITEARNILLRHFYQKSAEKLRPKRAAPDNLAPENNKQPRGPVGDVGGQSSTRS